GAACAAGATAGTGACTGacaaaacaaaaaagaaactGAGCAAAAACAACCTGAACCGTCCCAAAAGGAAGCCCAGGACTTCATCTTTCTCGTGTCCTCCTCGCTCCTTTCCACGgctcatgtcatcttacctataCCCCCCATCCCTTTTCCCCCAAATAGTTTAGTTTTGCTTATGCTATGAAGAAAGAATCGCTTCTCCTTTGCCTTGCCACCTCCACGATTCCCTTCCCACCGAGCTCTAGCATGGTTGCATCATCAAGGGGGAAAAGCACCGGCAATGGCTTAAACAATGGGGATGCACTCACAAAGTTGTGCAAGACAACTGCCAGCCTCCAAGGAGAGCAGAATGCACACTTGGTGGACTGAAGCTTCGGGCCGGGAAGCACACGGCGCGCGCGCTCTCCTCACGATGCCGCGGACTTGGCGCCCATGGATTTCTTCTTGGTAGTCTTGGTACCGACTCTGCTGCCCTTGGCGAGCTTCGCGGGGTCGATCTTGTAGTACTGGAGGAACCATTCGACGAACTTCCGCAGGCCAGCGTCAAGGGAGGTGGTGGGGTGGTACCCGAAGTCGCGCGCGGCGTGGCTGACGTTGGCGTGCGTGAACGGCACGTCGCCGTTGCTCGGCATGGTGACGACGCGCTTGTTCGCTTTCTTGCCGAGGAGCTTCTCGAGGATGGCGACCATGCGGGTGACGGCCACCGGCGAGGTGTTGCCGAGGTTGTAGACGCGGAGGGGCGCCGGCCCGCGCTTCTTGCCGGACTTGGAGCCCGTGCTCTTGCCGGCCGTGTCGAGCGCGCCGAGGCAGCCCTTCACGACGTCGTCGATGTAGGTGAAGTCGCGGCGCACGTCGGTGCCGTCGGCGGCGCGGAAGAGCGTGATGGGCTCGCCGGCGACGATGCTGCGGGCGAAGGAGAAGTAGGCCATGTCGGGGCGTCCCCACGGACCGTACACCGTGAAGAACCGGAGGCCGGTGATGGAGAGACCGTAGATGTGGTTGTACGCGTGCGCGATGGCCTCGCCGGCTTTCTTGGTGGCCGCGTACAGCGACGCCGGCCGGTCCGTGCGGTGGTCCTCGGAGAATGGCGCGTCGGTGTTGAGCCCGTACACCGACGACGACGACGCCCACACGATCGCCGGCTGCGGGTCGGCGTGCCTGGCGGCGGCCTCGAAGATGCTGACGAGGCCAGCGACGTTGGAGGCCACGTACGTCTGCGGCGCCCGCATCGCGTACCGCACGCCGGCCTGCGCGGCGAGGTGCAGCACGTGCGTGAAGGGCACGGCGGCGAAGAGCCGCTCGAGCAGGGCCGCGTCGTTGATGTCGGCGCCGAGTACCACCACCCCGCGCGACGCGAGCAGCCGCTGCCGCGCGCGCTTCAGGGCAGGCTCGTAGTACGCATTGAAGTTGTCGAGGCCGAGCACGCCGTCGCCGCGGGCCCTGAGCGCCAGCGCGCAGTGCGCGCCCACGAACCCCGCGGCGCCCGTGACTAGCACCGACATGCCCCCGTCCCGGCGCGGCGTGGCGCTCCGCCGCACCTCCCGCTCCCACGCGGCGCCCGCGTACGCCGACGACGACCCGAGCAGGTTCCGGTGCCGCGACGTCTGccgcggcggggaagaagaggaggcggcggcggagagccGGAAGGAGCGGGAGAGGAGGGAAGGGTAGTGCACGGCGAAGAGGCAGACGAGCGCGAGcgtggcgaggacggcggcgcggaaGAGGAGGTGCGAGGAGGCCGCCACGATCTTGGAGCTCCCCGCGCGCCGCATCAgcagcgcgccgccgccgctcgcgtACCGCTCGAGCTTGACGCCCTTGGCGGCCGCGTCCACACTGGCCGAGGaaaacgacgacgacgacgggtGCGGCATTTAGTCCGTACTCTGCTCGCTCACGGGCTCACGTACTATACGGCCCAGCTCCGCGTGCGCGCGGGTCGAGTGGAGTGGGGTGGAGTCGAGCTGGTGAGTGGTGGCGGGGGTGGGAGTGAGAGTGAGCTATAACGAGGGGGAGGGGACAGCGGGGTTCAGGACGCGGCTTTGCTTGATTTGTGTGCTGCTACTCCGTTTAGCTCCAAAAACCAAAAGTAGGTCCGCTTAGCTTAGCTCGGGAGGATCGCCGGTCGATCGCTCACCGACGTTTACCGTGGGGGTCGGGCTGTGGTGTGTCGGGAAGAAGAGGGGAGGTGGTTTATCTGCTTTGCCAGGTAGTGGCCGCCCAATCAACGAACAGAAGTTTGTTGCTACAACTACAAAAATAGTAATTCCCGCGTTCCCTCCCACTGTGTCTCTCTCTGCCTTGGACGCGCCAGGGGGCTCCGTTTAGCTCCAATCAACTCACGGCATTTCCTTCTGGGCCAACACACCCAGGACAAACGTGAAAATCCCCTGATTTTCATGACGACCTATTTTGTATTGGGACCCTCTATCCATGATGTACCTGAAATTTCTTTTGCCATCAGTCAATTTTATTAGCAGCCATCTTGATCCAATGGTCCAAGATAGATCGCGCTACTGTTCATGTTcttcctctcttccttcttccttcttcctccacCTCCACCCGAACTCCCCCAGCCTATCCCTCCCTAACAGCCGGTCCCCACCACCCGTGGCTGGCGGGAGCTACCGCGCACCGCCTCGCCACCCGCCCACCCCTCAACCTCCCCCACCGTCGTTGCTGGCCACCCGCTCTGACCATCCCTCTAAGCTCAGCACCACCCATGAAAACCTCGGGTGATCTGCTCTACCCCACTCCCACCcttaagatagataatggggttGTGGCGATCCCCTACACCACCCATGACTTCATCCTAAGATAGATGGTGGGGCTAGTTCTTCTCCAACGGGATTGTTTCTTCTCCGACAAGATCTGTCCAAGAAGGAAGGAAGAAGGGAAACAGTACCGGCGTGAAAAGGGATTTCACGCACCTAAAAAATAGCAAATATGTTCCATGTTTCAAACAATGCGCCGAAAACAACTAGCTTGGAAAGTTGGAACCTTCAGGACGTCAACGGAAAATATAGTTTCTTTAGTCTTTTGTTATAACTAGAGTTTGTTTAGTCGATGCAAGGGAAGATATGCCAACATGAGATGCATCATTCCCGGAGGATAGGATTGGCAGGGAAGTTATGTTCGTTACTCCCTCTGATCCAAGTTAATTGAGCGGCTCTAATACCATAGGGGCCCACCATCCAGCCACATGGACAGGTGGCGCGGCCGACTTTTCGCCGTCGCCTGTGAGGCAAAGCTTGGGCGGGGAACCTTTGCTCTCTGGCGGAGCAATTCCgctggggaaacttccctccgggaggggaaaatcGAAGCTTTCGTGACCACTAACTCTCCGTTCATTGTGGGGAtcatcgtcttcatcaacatctccATCTCATCTCGAAAGCCTAATTCATCCTTCGTGTTCAACCTTTGTATCAAATCTTAGATTGGTACCCGGGGGTGGCGGtgttgtaggatcgaaagtatgtctagaggggggggtgattagactacttgaccaaataaaaatctagcattttcccaatattaagtcttggcagattttagcaacttatcacaagtcaagcaatcaacctacacatgcgattctaagagtatagcagcggaatgtaaatcattgcatatgaaggtaaagggaggagtttggagggagcaaacacaatgtagacacggagatcttttggcgtggttccgataggtggtgctatcgtacatccacgttgatggagacttcaacccacgaagggtaacggctgcgcgagtccacggagggctccacccacgaagggtccacgaagaagcaaccttgtctatcccaccatggccatcgcccacgaaggacttgcctcactagggtagatcttcacgaagtaggcgatctccttgcccttacaaactccttggttcaactccacaatatTGACAGAGGCTCCCAGGTGACACCtaaaccaatctaggagacaccactctccaaaaggtaatagatggtgtgttgatgatgagctccttgctcttgtgcttcaaatgatagtctccccaacactcaactctctctcacacatatttggatatggtggaaagatgatttgagtggaaagcaacttggggaaggctagagatcaagattcttgtagttggattggaatgtcttggtctcaacacatgagtaggtggttctctctcagaaaatgaatgccggaagtgtaggcacattctgatggctttctccactaatggaggatgggtggaggggtatatatagcctccacacaaaatctaaccgttacacacaatttaccaaactcagtgggaccgaatagtgaaactcggtcagaccgattcagtttaaaatgtgaacgttaggtttttcggtgggaccgacataaTCAACTCGGTGGTactgatgtgctagggttagggcagaactagatctcggtgagaccgatcacatgaactcggtgagaccgatttcagtaataggcaaacagagagttagtcaggcaaactcgatgggatcgatcgctcatttcggtgagaccgaaacgttacaaaaaggaaacagagagtttgcattgcgaacttggtgggaccgatcgctcatttcggttagaccgaaacgttacgaagggaaacagagagtttgcaatcccatctcggtgagaccgagatccctattggtgagaccgaactgattagggtttctggctatggctatgtcaaatgaactcggtggcgccacaagttgctgttcaggataagaagcccaagtctggacctaagcctgagactgggtgcttctactgcaaacaaactggtcactggaagcggaactgccccaagtatttggcggataagaaggatggcaaggtgaacaaaggtatttgtgatatacatgttattgatgtgtaccttactaattctcgtagtagtgcctgggtatttgatactggttctgttgctaatatttgcaactcgaaacagggactacggattaagcgaagattggcaaaggaagaggtgacgatgcgtgtaggaaatggttccaaagtcgttgtgatcgcggtcggcacgctacctctacatctaccttcgggattagttttagacctaaataattgttatttggtgccagcgttgagcatgaacattatatctggatcttgtttgatgcgagacggttattcatttaaatcagagaataatggttgttctatttatatgagtaatatcttttatggtcatgcacccttgaagagtggtctattctttttgaatctcgatagtgaagatacacatattcatagtattgaagctaaaagatgcagatttgataatgatagtgcgacttatttgtggcactgccatttaggtcatattggtagcgcatgaagaaactccattctgatggacttttggaatcacttggtacttgcgaaccatgcctcatgggcaagatgactaaaacgccgttcttcggaagaatggagcgagcaacagatttgttggagatcatacatactgatgtatgtggtctgatgaatgttgaggctcgcggcggatatcgttattttctcaccttcacagatgatttgagcagatatgggtatatctacttgatgaaacataagtctgaaacatttgaaaagttcaaagaatttcagagtgaagtggaaaatcatcataacaaagaaaataaagtttctacgatctgatcatggaggagaatatttgagttacgagtttagtcttcatttgaaacaatgcggagtagtttcgcaactcacgccacccggaacaccacagcgtaatggtgtgtccgcatgtcgtaatcgtactttactagatatggtgtgatctatgatgtctcttactgatttatcgctattgttttgg
This sequence is a window from Aegilops tauschii subsp. strangulata cultivar AL8/78 chromosome 7, Aet v6.0, whole genome shotgun sequence. Protein-coding genes within it:
- the LOC109737492 gene encoding UDP-glucuronate 4-epimerase 6, translated to MPHPSSSSFSSASVDAAAKGVKLERYASGGGALLMRRAGSSKIVAASSHLLFRAAVLATLALVCLFAVHYPSLLSRSFRLSAAASSSSPPRQTSRHRNLLGSSSAYAGAAWEREVRRSATPRRDGGMSVLVTGAAGFVGAHCALALRARGDGVLGLDNFNAYYEPALKRARQRLLASRGVVVLGADINDAALLERLFAAVPFTHVLHLAAQAGVRYAMRAPQTYVASNVAGLVSIFEAAARHADPQPAIVWASSSSVYGLNTDAPFSEDHRTDRPASLYAATKKAGEAIAHAYNHIYGLSITGLRFFTVYGPWGRPDMAYFSFARSIVAGEPITLFRAADGTDVRRDFTYIDDVVKGCLGALDTAGKSTGSKSGKKRGPAPLRVYNLGNTSPVAVTRMVAILEKLLGKKANKRVVTMPSNGDVPFTHANVSHAARDFGYHPTTSLDAGLRKFVEWFLQYYKIDPAKLAKGSRVGTKTTKKKSMGAKSAAS